From the Phoenix dactylifera cultivar Barhee BC4 chromosome 10, palm_55x_up_171113_PBpolish2nd_filt_p, whole genome shotgun sequence genome, one window contains:
- the LOC103703127 gene encoding transcription repressor OFP13-like → MGRKLGLTSLFFKPRDTSRSSSYFSSSPSPSHSWPWPSCKHPKTLSFRAADGDDIYKTVNSAYVCSTESCFTHSSEERSESFSTASEDSGGDSLETVIRGLRSDRLFFKPGDTSSILEEAKAGAFPFKKSIALAMESEDPYHDFRVSMEEMVVAHGLKDWECLKELLLWYLRVNGKKTHGFIVGAFVDLLLGLASPPSYSSSSSMSFEIEEVEKEGSRSC, encoded by the coding sequence ATGGGAAGAAAGCTAGGCCTCacctctctcttcttcaaacCTAGAGATACGTCAAGGTCGTCttcctatttttcttcttctccttctccttctcattCATGGCCTTGGCCTTCTTGTAAGCATCCAAAGACTCTCTCCTTCCGAGCGGCGGATGGCGACGACATCTACAAGACGGTGAACTCGGCCTACGTCTGCTCGACCGAATCGTGCTTCACCCACTCGTCGGAGGAGCGTTCGGAGAGCTTCTCGACGGCGTCGGAGGACTCGGGGGGCGACTCGTTGGAGACAGTCATACGGGGTCTCCGGTCAGACCGGCTCTTCTTCAAGCCGGGGGACACGAGCTCGATACTGGAGGAAGCCAAGGCCGGTGCATTCCCATTCAAGAAGAGCATCGCGTTAGCAATGGAGTCGGAGGACCCGTACCACGACTTCCGGGTGTCCATGGAGGAGATGGTGGTGGCTCATGGGCTCAAGGACTGGGAGTGCCTTAAGGAGCTCTTGCTATGGTATCTAAGGGTCAATGGTAAGAAGACTCATGGGTTTATAGTAGGTGCCTTTGTGGATTTGCTTCTCGGCcttgcttctcctccttcctattcttcatcttcttctatgTCTTTCGAGATTGAGGAGGTGGAAAAGGAGGGAAGTCGGTCATGCTGA